The sequence TAAAAAAGTCCATCTATTCCATTAAATAAACCTCTATTAAAAAATTGTAACTTTCCTCCCTTTCCTGGAACTCCAAATATTTTTAATTTTCCGGGAATAGAAAATTCTTCCATCAATTCTTTTAAAATAATTACACTTCCAATTCCCATTGCACTTTGTAAATTATTTCCATCTAAATGGCCTTGTTTCTCTGATCCCCAATATTCAACTATAACTCCTAAAGTAGGGCCTGAAACATCTATTGAAAATTCACCTATAAATCCTGTTTCTATCCCTTCTATATGACTATTTATTTTAAATTTATTATGTCCTAAAATATTTACTAATAATTCTTTACTTTTATATTCTCTATGGGGATTTTCTGGATTATTGAAAATATAATTTGATATATTATTAAAAACATCTGATCTTTCATCAGTTAATTTTATAATTTTATCTTTTAAATCTTTTATTTCCATATCTATCATCTCCTTTTTATATTTAAGAAGATAATACTTTAGATATTTCGATATCTTTTTTTTCTATATATTTTTTTAAATTTTTTGAATTTAAATAATAAAATGGAATTTCATATTTTTTTATATATAGATCTAAATTTTTATTATTTAAAACAACTTTAAATTTTTTCTTTAAAAAATTCTTAATATATATAGGTGTATTACTTTTTATCCCTATCCCTCTAATAGAGCCAAAATTAATATTTAATCCATAATCTTTTCCCAATGGAATATTTTGTATAAATTTCAATTTTTCATTGGAAAAAGCTAAAATTCCTTTTATTTTATTAGATTTTATTCCATTTATTATTTCACTTTCTTTTAAAATACCACTATCTATATATCCATAATATAATGCTTCTAGCATTTGAGAACTGCTTGAAAAAGAAATATATTTTGGATTTATTCCAATAGCTTTTGATAAAATTTTTGCTCCTATATAATCTGAAGCTCCTATTCCATTTTCTCCAATTGTAAAATCTTTTTTCTGAGCTTCTAATAAAAAATCAGTAAAATTTTTAATTTTACCTTTTTTACTTACAACTAAAACTGCTGGATCATAAACATAGGAACAAATTAATTCATAATCTCCTTTATTTATTTTATATTTTTTTAATTCTTTTAAATAGGAAAAACTTGGATAATTAAATAATACTAAATTATATCCATCATTTTCTTTATTTAAAAAAGTTTTCAAAGCTAAAATTCCATTATCTCCTGGAACATTTATAATATTTATATTTAAAATACCTTTAGAAATTTCTTTTAAAAAGGTGGCACTTTTGTCACTTCCTCCCCCTTTTTTAAATCCAACTATGAGATTAATAGGCTTTTCTGGGTATCTTTTAATAACTT is a genomic window of Cetobacterium ceti containing:
- a CDS encoding Bug family tripartite tricarboxylate transporter substrate binding protein, whose product is MISVVSVIFILGLFINKYIETKVIKRYPEKPINLIVGFKKGGGSDKSATFLKEISKGILNINIINVPGDNGILALKTFLNKENDGYNLVLFNYPSFSYLKELKKYKINKGDYELICSYVYDPAVLVVSKKGKIKNFTDFLLEAQKKDFTIGENGIGASDYIGAKILSKAIGINPKYISFSSSSQMLEALYYGYIDSGILKESEIINGIKSNKIKGILAFSNEKLKFIQNIPLGKDYGLNINFGSIRGIGIKSNTPIYIKNFLKKKFKVVLNNKNLDLYIKKYEIPFYYLNSKNLKKYIEKKDIEISKVLSS